The Sphingomonas alpina genome has a segment encoding these proteins:
- a CDS encoding SDR family NAD(P)-dependent oxidoreductase, which yields MTDKPFANQIALVTGASRGIGAATAKALAAAGAHVVLTARTAKDLEEVETAIFDAGGSATIAPLDLTETDSIARLGAAIGERWEQLDIMVLNAGMLGSLAPVPAIDAKELAQVLTLNVSAQAALIAAFDPMLRKSPRARLLGITSSVGRKPRAFWGLYGASKAAFETLIAAYGDEMQRISSIRTAIIDPGATRTAMRARAYPGEDPASVKEPEVVANRIVALLADDFDTGHFERID from the coding sequence ATGACCGACAAACCCTTCGCCAACCAGATCGCCCTCGTCACCGGCGCGAGCCGCGGGATCGGCGCCGCGACCGCAAAGGCGCTTGCCGCGGCGGGCGCGCATGTCGTGCTGACCGCGCGCACCGCCAAGGACCTGGAAGAGGTCGAGACCGCGATCTTCGACGCCGGCGGCAGCGCAACGATCGCGCCGCTCGACCTGACCGAGACCGACAGCATCGCCCGACTCGGTGCGGCGATCGGCGAACGCTGGGAACAGCTCGACATCATGGTGCTGAATGCCGGCATGCTCGGCAGTCTCGCGCCGGTACCGGCGATCGATGCGAAGGAACTGGCGCAGGTCCTGACGCTCAACGTCAGCGCCCAGGCCGCGCTGATCGCTGCGTTCGATCCGATGCTGCGCAAATCGCCGCGTGCCCGCCTGCTCGGCATCACCTCCAGCGTGGGGCGCAAGCCGCGCGCCTTCTGGGGGCTGTATGGCGCATCCAAGGCCGCGTTCGAGACGCTGATCGCGGCCTATGGCGACGAGATGCAGCGAATCAGCTCGATCCGCACCGCGATCATCGATCCCGGCGCGACCCGCACCGCGATGCGCGCGCGCGCCTATCCCGGCGAGGACCCCGCCTCGGTCAAGGAACCGGAAGTGGTAGCGAACCGGATCGTCGCGCTGCTCGCCGATGATTTCGACACCGGGCATTTCGAGCGGATCGACTGA
- a CDS encoding SAM-dependent methyltransferase has protein sequence MNATVPNRGRRFGTRTARGVGSAGWLLNRFSWAFHRILDRIDRGLEQGAIEVSLPDGSRRLLGGRAPGPVPVVDLRSWRALLRLVRNGSAGWYTAWVAGEWSSPDPVPLFDLFMRNGRSLGDTARAGGMARLARRIGHWLRRNDKAGARRNIEFHYDLGNDFYRLWLDPGMTYSSALFAEPIDPAQSLGSGQAAKLQAMLDRTATKAGDTILEIGSGWGSFAELAARAGRKVHGITLSAEQKAMVDQRIADAGLDGVTVSLTDYRDVAGSYDAVVSIEMVEAVGQRYWPAYLRAIADALKPGGRAAIQYIIIDDALFEGYARNVDFIQRFVFPGGMLLSESRFRALAERNGLAWQDRVGFGQHYAETLRRWRVNFDAAVEAGQLPPEFDTDFVDLWRYYLMYCEGGFRGGGIDVAQVTLVKQ, from the coding sequence ATGAACGCAACCGTGCCAAACAGGGGGCGCCGGTTCGGGACGCGCACAGCGCGGGGAGTGGGAAGCGCCGGCTGGCTGCTCAACCGCTTTTCGTGGGCGTTCCACCGTATCCTCGACCGCATCGACCGGGGGCTGGAACAGGGCGCGATCGAGGTGTCGTTGCCCGATGGATCGCGACGCCTGCTCGGCGGGCGCGCACCGGGGCCGGTGCCGGTGGTCGACCTGCGCAGCTGGCGGGCGTTGCTCCGACTGGTCCGCAACGGCTCGGCCGGCTGGTATACCGCCTGGGTGGCTGGGGAATGGTCCAGTCCCGACCCGGTGCCTCTGTTCGACCTGTTCATGCGCAATGGGCGGTCGCTCGGCGATACGGCGCGGGCCGGCGGCATGGCGCGGCTTGCACGGCGCATCGGCCATTGGCTGCGCCGCAACGACAAGGCCGGTGCGCGGCGCAATATCGAATTCCATTACGATCTCGGCAACGACTTCTACCGCCTGTGGCTCGACCCGGGCATGACCTATTCGAGTGCGTTGTTCGCGGAGCCGATCGACCCGGCGCAGTCGCTCGGATCAGGGCAAGCGGCCAAGCTGCAGGCGATGCTTGACCGCACCGCGACCAAGGCGGGCGACACGATCCTCGAAATCGGCAGCGGTTGGGGCTCGTTTGCCGAACTCGCCGCGCGCGCAGGGCGCAAGGTCCATGGCATCACGCTGTCGGCGGAGCAAAAGGCGATGGTCGACCAGCGTATCGCCGATGCCGGGCTGGATGGCGTCACCGTTTCGCTGACAGATTATCGCGATGTCGCCGGAAGCTATGACGCGGTGGTCAGTATCGAGATGGTCGAGGCGGTCGGGCAGCGATATTGGCCGGCCTATCTTCGCGCCATTGCCGATGCGCTGAAACCCGGCGGTCGCGCCGCGATCCAGTATATCATCATCGATGACGCGCTGTTCGAGGGGTATGCGCGCAACGTCGATTTCATCCAGCGCTTCGTTTTTCCGGGCGGCATGCTGCTGTCGGAAAGCCGTTTCCGTGCGCTCGCCGAGCGCAACGGGCTGGCCTGGCAGGACCGGGTCGGCTTCGGCCAGCATTATGCCGAAACGCTGCGACGCTGGCGGGTGAATTTCGATGCCGCGGTCGAGGCAGGGCAGCTTCCGCCGGAATTCGATACGGATTTCGTGGACTTGTGGCGCTATTATCTGATGTATTGCGAAGGCGGATTTCGCGGCGGCGGTATCGATGTCGCGCAAGTGACGCTGGTAAAACAATAA
- a CDS encoding cryptochrome/photolyase family protein — protein MTDPVLLWLRRDLRLSDQAALTAAAAEGPVIPVYVLDDDTPKHRKMGAASRWWLHHSLRSLDASLRDKGSRLTLRQGKSGEVLAELARETGATRVHCLRHYEPWWRNAERAVAASLDLVCHDGNYLTPPGSVTTGAGQPYKIYTPFWRALNEHMPPPQPAPVPREIPAPEHWPKSEDLDDWGLLPTRPDWAGGFRKEWSPGEAGAAERLDDFIPKAAHYDIGRNLPSEESSSRLSPHLHFGEISPATVWHHAIRARGDATIFLKEIAWRDYAQNVILQYPDYGKTNGRAALDGLAWRSGKTADADLNAWKTGQTGYPIVDAGMRQLWATGWMHNRVRMIAASFLIKHLLIDWRIGEQWFWDTLVDADYASNSVNWQWTAGTGVDSNMFVRIMAPLTQSEKFDAGGYIREWVPELAGLGDDAIHDPDAFGRRPAVYPVKIIGHREARERALGAARQAK, from the coding sequence ATGACTGACCCAGTTCTGCTCTGGCTGCGCCGGGATCTGCGCCTGAGCGATCAGGCCGCGCTGACCGCCGCTGCTGCCGAGGGGCCGGTCATTCCGGTCTATGTCCTCGACGACGACACGCCGAAGCATCGCAAGATGGGCGCCGCCTCGCGCTGGTGGTTGCACCATAGCCTCCGGTCGCTTGACGCCAGTTTGCGCGACAAGGGTTCGCGGCTGACCCTGCGACAGGGTAAGTCCGGTGAAGTGCTGGCCGAACTTGCCAGGGAAACCGGCGCGACGCGGGTGCATTGCCTGCGGCATTACGAGCCATGGTGGCGCAATGCCGAGCGCGCCGTTGCGGCGTCGCTCGATCTTGTCTGTCATGATGGCAATTACCTGACGCCGCCGGGGTCGGTGACCACTGGCGCAGGGCAGCCCTACAAGATCTACACACCGTTCTGGCGCGCGCTGAACGAGCATATGCCGCCGCCGCAGCCCGCGCCGGTGCCGCGCGAGATTCCGGCGCCGGAGCATTGGCCGAAAAGTGAGGACCTGGACGATTGGGGTCTGCTGCCGACCAGGCCTGACTGGGCAGGAGGCTTTCGCAAGGAATGGTCGCCTGGAGAAGCCGGGGCGGCCGAAAGGCTCGACGACTTCATTCCCAAGGCCGCGCATTATGATATCGGCCGCAACCTGCCTTCGGAGGAATCGAGTTCGCGCCTCTCGCCGCATCTGCATTTCGGCGAGATTTCCCCTGCCACGGTATGGCACCACGCGATCCGGGCGCGGGGAGACGCGACCATTTTCCTGAAGGAGATCGCCTGGCGCGATTATGCGCAGAATGTGATCCTGCAATATCCCGATTATGGCAAAACCAATGGCCGGGCGGCGCTGGACGGTCTGGCCTGGCGCAGCGGCAAGACGGCCGATGCCGACCTCAACGCCTGGAAAACAGGGCAGACCGGCTATCCGATCGTGGATGCCGGCATGCGCCAGCTCTGGGCCACCGGCTGGATGCACAATCGCGTGCGGATGATCGCGGCGTCCTTCCTGATCAAGCATCTGCTGATCGACTGGCGCATCGGCGAGCAATGGTTCTGGGATACGTTGGTCGATGCCGATTACGCGAGCAATAGCGTCAACTGGCAATGGACCGCCGGCACGGGCGTCGATTCAAACATGTTCGTGCGAATCATGGCGCCGCTCACTCAGTCGGAGAAGTTCGACGCAGGCGGTTATATTCGCGAATGGGTGCCCGAGCTTGCCGGGCTGGGTGACGATGCGATTCACGATCCCGATGCGTTCGGGCGGCGCCCGGCAGTCTATCCGGTAAAGATCATCGGCCACCGCGAAGCGCGGGAACGCGCGCTTGGAGCCGCCAGACAGGCGAAGTGA
- a CDS encoding 2-oxoacid:ferredoxin oxidoreductase subunit beta: MNDMTPIAKTTPKDWETDQEVRWCPGCGDYAILKAVQRTMPELGVLPENTVFVSGIGCSSRFPYYMETYGFHTIHGRAPAVATGVKLANPDLDVWIITGDGDALSIGGNHTMHLLRRNLDCQVLLFNNEIYGLTKGQYSPTSRVGTRSPSTPFGSVDRPASPCAFALGSGARFVARAIDVNKNLPSVLKAAHAHKGASFIEIYQNCIVYNDDVFASFTDKDKAQAGQLWVEHGQPLLFAGGTKGIALDQERLILKIVDVVDGDWAAAKVIVHDQTNRAVAHMLVELPLGTFPVALGVIYNDPAPTFESAVVAQNKQASEGKKPDLQKLLSQGQTWQVEKQPHAM, translated from the coding sequence ATGAACGACATGACTCCAATCGCCAAGACCACGCCGAAGGACTGGGAAACCGACCAGGAAGTGCGCTGGTGCCCGGGTTGCGGCGATTATGCGATCCTGAAGGCGGTGCAGCGGACCATGCCCGAATTGGGCGTGTTGCCGGAAAATACCGTGTTCGTCAGCGGCATCGGCTGCTCGTCGCGTTTCCCTTATTATATGGAAACCTACGGCTTCCACACCATCCATGGCCGTGCGCCGGCGGTGGCGACGGGGGTCAAGCTGGCCAATCCCGATCTCGACGTGTGGATCATCACCGGTGACGGCGATGCGCTGTCGATCGGCGGCAACCACACGATGCATTTGCTGCGCCGCAACCTCGATTGCCAGGTGCTGCTGTTCAACAATGAGATCTACGGCCTGACCAAGGGGCAATATTCGCCGACCAGCCGGGTCGGTACGCGTTCGCCCTCGACGCCGTTCGGCTCGGTCGACCGGCCGGCCAGCCCATGTGCGTTCGCGCTGGGTTCGGGCGCGCGCTTCGTTGCCCGGGCGATCGACGTGAACAAGAATCTGCCGAGCGTCCTCAAGGCCGCGCATGCGCACAAGGGCGCGAGCTTCATCGAGATCTATCAGAATTGCATCGTCTATAATGACGATGTGTTCGCCAGCTTCACCGACAAGGACAAGGCGCAGGCCGGGCAGCTGTGGGTCGAGCATGGCCAGCCTTTGCTGTTCGCTGGCGGCACCAAGGGCATTGCGCTCGATCAGGAGCGGCTGATCCTCAAGATCGTCGATGTCGTCGATGGCGACTGGGCGGCGGCCAAGGTCATCGTCCATGACCAGACCAACCGCGCGGTCGCGCATATGCTGGTCGAACTGCCGCTGGGCACCTTCCCGGTCGCGCTTGGCGTGATCTACAACGACCCGGCGCCGACCTTCGAAAGCGCGGTGGTCGCACAGAACAAGCAGGCGTCCGAGGGCAAGAAGCCCGACCTGCAGAAATTGCTGTCGCAGGGGCAGACCTGGCAGGTGGAAAAGCAGCCGCACGCGATGTGA
- a CDS encoding serine hydrolase domain-containing protein, producing MRRLAILGAVALAGVATHVERSHAQAVESPEVRLSTGDADKLRSAGATILFWSQAQRDENFPAMEKLFPGHIVKAGGKIHPLPQGKPLPLDAAVVDAYMAAQNVAGLIVLQDGKIRLERYARGYSAEGRYTSFSVAKSFSSTLVGAAIRDGYIKSVSEPVTKYIPDLAGSGYDGVTIKQLLTMTSGVRWNENYTDPKSDVATMYAKPVPAGVDPTVAYMRTLPRETPPGEKWVYKTGETNLIGVLVTKATGKPLATYLSEKVWKPYGMERDAFWMIDQSGQEIGGCCLSVSLRDYARMGQLVLDGGKGIVPAGWFADATRAQVETSPAYGYGYQWWTYPNGYFGAQGIFGQSIFIDPAKKIVIAVSGAWPKATGDDLKAERAVFQLQVIEAAGK from the coding sequence ATGCGGCGGCTGGCGATATTGGGCGCGGTGGCGCTGGCGGGGGTCGCAACTCATGTCGAGCGGAGCCATGCGCAAGCGGTCGAATCGCCTGAAGTCCGCCTTTCGACCGGCGATGCGGACAAATTGCGCAGCGCGGGTGCGACCATCCTGTTCTGGTCGCAAGCACAGCGCGACGAGAACTTCCCGGCCATGGAGAAACTGTTTCCCGGCCATATCGTCAAGGCGGGAGGCAAGATCCATCCATTGCCGCAGGGCAAGCCGCTGCCGCTCGATGCCGCGGTGGTCGACGCCTATATGGCGGCGCAGAATGTCGCCGGCCTGATCGTCCTGCAGGACGGCAAGATCCGGCTCGAACGCTATGCCCGGGGCTATTCCGCCGAGGGGCGTTACACATCCTTCTCGGTCGCCAAGTCGTTCAGCTCGACCCTGGTCGGCGCTGCGATCCGCGACGGCTATATCAAGTCGGTGTCGGAGCCGGTGACCAAATATATCCCCGACCTGGCCGGCAGCGGCTATGACGGCGTGACCATCAAGCAACTGCTGACGATGACCTCGGGCGTCAGATGGAACGAGAATTATACCGATCCGAAATCCGACGTGGCGACGATGTATGCCAAGCCGGTGCCGGCGGGCGTCGATCCCACGGTCGCCTATATGCGCACCTTGCCGCGCGAAACACCGCCGGGCGAGAAATGGGTCTACAAGACCGGCGAGACCAATCTGATCGGGGTGCTGGTGACCAAGGCCACCGGCAAGCCGCTCGCAACCTATCTCAGCGAGAAGGTGTGGAAGCCCTATGGCATGGAGCGCGACGCGTTTTGGATGATCGATCAGTCGGGCCAGGAAATCGGCGGCTGCTGCCTGTCGGTCTCGCTGCGCGATTATGCGCGGATGGGCCAGCTGGTGCTCGACGGCGGCAAGGGCATCGTGCCCGCCGGCTGGTTCGCCGATGCGACTCGCGCGCAGGTCGAGACCTCGCCGGCTTATGGCTATGGCTATCAATGGTGGACTTATCCCAACGGCTATTTCGGCGCGCAGGGGATTTTCGGCCAGAGCATCTTCATCGACCCGGCAAAGAAGATCGTCATCGCGGTGTCGGGTGCCTGGCCGAAAGCGACCGGCGACGATCTGAAGGCGGAGCGGGCGGTGTTTCAGCTTCAGGTGATCGAGGCGGCGGGGAAGTAG
- the purF gene encoding amidophosphoribosyltransferase, translated as MLTTNPFDLPDANGDKLREECGIFGASGSEGAAALVALGLHALQHRGQEAAGITSFDGAEFHTHRAMGHVAGNFDSPAIIGQLRGNVACGHVRYSTTGETALRNVQPLYADLASGGFAIAHNGNISNAMRLRRDLVRRGSIFQSTSDTETIIHLVATSNYRTFVDKFIDALKRVEGAYSLIVMTPEGMIACRDPLGIRPLVMGKLDDAIIFASETVALDVVGATFVRSIDPGELVIVKGSEVSSHRPFAPTEPRPCIFEYVYFSRPDSISEDRSVYTVRKEIGAQLAIESPVDADLVIPVPDSGTPAAIGYAQQSGIPFELGIIRSHYVGRTFIQPNNEVRHLGVKLKHNANRALIKGKRVVLIDDSIVRGTTSLKIVQMMRDAGAAEVHMRIASPPTRHSCFYGVDTPERGKLLAANMNIDEMNSYIQADSLAFVSIDGLYKALGEANRSDTRPSHCDACFTGDYPTMLTDHDDVASVDQFALLAERVS; from the coding sequence ATGCTGACAACCAATCCGTTCGACCTCCCCGATGCAAATGGGGACAAGCTGCGCGAAGAGTGCGGCATCTTTGGCGCCTCGGGCAGCGAAGGCGCCGCCGCGCTCGTCGCGCTCGGCCTGCACGCGCTGCAGCACCGTGGCCAGGAGGCGGCGGGAATCACCAGTTTCGACGGTGCCGAATTCCACACGCACCGCGCAATGGGCCATGTCGCGGGCAATTTCGACAGCCCGGCGATCATCGGCCAGCTGCGCGGCAATGTCGCCTGCGGCCATGTGCGCTATTCGACCACCGGCGAGACCGCGCTGCGCAACGTCCAGCCGCTTTATGCCGATCTCGCCTCGGGCGGCTTCGCCATCGCGCATAACGGCAATATCTCGAATGCGATGCGGCTGCGGCGCGACCTGGTGCGGCGTGGCTCGATCTTCCAGTCGACCTCCGACACCGAGACGATCATCCATCTCGTCGCCACCTCCAACTACCGCACCTTTGTCGACAAGTTCATCGACGCGCTGAAGCGGGTCGAGGGCGCCTATTCGCTGATCGTGATGACGCCGGAAGGCATGATCGCCTGCCGCGATCCGCTCGGCATCCGTCCGCTGGTGATGGGCAAGCTCGACGATGCGATCATCTTCGCGTCGGAAACCGTCGCGCTCGACGTGGTCGGGGCGACCTTCGTGCGCTCGATCGACCCGGGCGAGCTGGTCATCGTCAAGGGCAGCGAGGTATCGTCGCATCGCCCCTTCGCGCCGACCGAACCGCGGCCCTGCATCTTCGAATATGTCTATTTCTCGCGCCCCGATTCGATCTCGGAGGACCGCAGCGTCTATACCGTACGCAAGGAAATCGGTGCGCAGCTGGCGATCGAAAGCCCGGTCGATGCCGACCTGGTCATCCCGGTGCCGGATTCGGGCACGCCCGCCGCGATCGGCTATGCCCAGCAATCGGGCATTCCGTTCGAACTCGGCATCATCCGCTCGCACTATGTCGGGCGCACCTTCATCCAGCCCAACAACGAGGTCCGGCATCTCGGCGTCAAGCTGAAGCACAATGCCAATCGCGCGCTGATCAAGGGCAAGCGAGTCGTCCTGATCGATGATTCGATCGTGCGCGGCACGACTTCCCTGAAGATCGTGCAGATGATGCGCGATGCCGGCGCGGCCGAGGTGCATATGCGCATCGCCAGCCCGCCGACCCGGCACAGCTGCTTCTACGGCGTCGATACGCCGGAGCGTGGCAAGCTGCTCGCCGCCAACATGAACATCGACGAGATGAACAGCTATATCCAGGCCGACAGCCTGGCGTTCGTGTCGATCGACGGCCTGTACAAGGCGCTGGGCGAAGCGAATCGGTCGGATACCCGGCCGAGCCATTGCGACGCCTGCTTCACCGGCGATTATCCGACCATGCTGACCGATCATGACGACGTCGCATCGGTCGATCAGTTCGCGCTGCTGGCCGAGCGGGTCAGCTAA